In Pseudocalidococcus azoricus BACA0444, the genomic stretch AAGACTCACAACAAACCATGAAAAATTTAGCTATCGCTGTCTCCCTAAAGGCACGACACCCGGAACCGTTTGTAATGCGCCTCCAAGCGTGGTTACATTACGATCCTTGATGACTGGCTGAGGAACAACTTGAATTGAAAATGGCACGTCTCGAATTGGGGTCTCTGTTCCCGTCGCAGCGGATGAGTTGGGGACAAAATACCCTTGCATATTCTTTTCTGTTTCTGTTGCTGAA encodes the following:
- a CDS encoding TonB-dependent receptor plug domain-containing protein, which produces MLILGAVAIPFEVALAEVCPVLLPCMIQDGAKISATETEKNMQGYFVPNSSAATGTETPIRDVPFSIQVVPQPVIKDRNVTTLGGALQTVPGVVPLGRQR